One part of the Silurus meridionalis isolate SWU-2019-XX chromosome 26, ASM1480568v1, whole genome shotgun sequence genome encodes these proteins:
- the mala.2 gene encoding myelin and lymphocyte protein translates to MDSSAMLPSGMAICCSLPDILFLPELVSGGLVWILVACTYIVPNNPLAYVMAVSLFCFCITFIWMMMFLCGAHHSRQSWAASDVLYHGIASVLYLSASVMLAYTTISTGNTYQNQTTDALLKTYRLEISAVVFSFIATLLYVIHTLFSAIRWKNF, encoded by the exons atggatAGTTCTGCAATGTTGCCGAGTGGAATGGCGATCTGCTGTTCTCTGCCTGATATCTTATTCCTACCTGAACTG GTGTCTGGAGGCTTGGTGTGGATTTTAGTGGCATGTACATACATCGTACCCAATAACCCTCTGGCGTATGTCATGGCCGTGTCGCTCTTCTGCTTCTGCATCACCTTCATCTGGATGATGATGTTCCTGTGTGGAGCTCATCACAGCCGCCAGTCCTGGGCTGCTTCT gatgtgctgtatcatggcatTGCTTCGGTTCTGTATCTCAGTGCTTCAGTCATGTTGGCTTATACCACCATCAGCACTGGGAACACATATCAAAATCAAACAACTGATGCCCTACTGAAAACCTACAGACTGGAGATTTCAGCCGTG gtgttcTCCTTCATCGCCACACTGCTGTACGTCATTCACACCCTCTTCTCTGCTATCCGCTGGAAGAACTTCTaa
- the pgap4 gene encoding transmembrane protein 246, with amino-acid sequence MRRWRGVVLQRHVTRALAVCVLTFGVVLPLCCHRSLYSYYFLKSWYLEERSSEALRQGYRDGQEALQHWQDVAVGGAVHGGEHEGAELLVTVVTARRTDGLQYHYLLQVMRRLDELLRGCGDVPCAAVMVCDVEGGPQENEDAALVEKRFRVVRRGKGLDQDVNVFEKEKRDYVFCLRRSMEMLKPRNVVVLEDDALPTTDFFSIVRDLLGRKFISRSLYVKLYHPERLQRYWNPEPYRILEWVGLGAFGASLILYLLAFFPRFFPPFSVPLFLFLVVYIMVGAELIGRHYLLELRRVSPQLYAVSPATECCTPAMLFPGNTSSRVAQLLDVAWCMKGNAKDMVLYRHADSAHSLEPNAIQHIGAFSSVRVNPLHPQLL; translated from the coding sequence ATGCGTCGATGGAGAGGTGTGGTTCTGCAGCGTCACGTGACCCGGGCGTTGGCGGTGTGTGTGCTGACGTTCGGTGTGGTCCTGCCCCTGTGCTGCCATCGCTCTCTCTACTCCTACTACTTCCTGAAGTCCTGGTACCTGGAGGAGAGGAGCTCCGAGGCTCTGAGGCAGGGCTACAGGGATGGTCAGGAGGCTCTCCAGCATTGGCAGGACGTCGCAGTGGGTGGAGCCGTGCATGGGGGCGAGCATGAGGGGGCGGAGCTCCTGGTGACGGTGGTGACAGCACGCAGGACCGACGGGCTTCAGTATCACTACCTGCTGCAGGTGATGCGGCGCCTGGACGAGCTCCTGCGGGGTTGCGGTGACGTCCCATGCGCGGCTGTGATGGTGTGCGACGTTGAAGGTGGTCCCCAGGAGAACGAGGATGCGGCCCTGGTGGAAAAGCGTTTCCGCGTGGTGAGGCGGGGGAAAGGCTTGGACCAGGACGTGAACGTTTTtgagaaggagaagagagatTACGTGTTCTGTTTGCGTAGGAGCATGGAGATGCTGAAGCCGAGGAacgtggtggtgctggaggaCGACGCTCTACCCACCACCGACTTCTTCTCCATCGTCCGTGACTTACTCGGCCGTAAGTTCATCTCGCGCTCGCTGTACGTTAAGTTGTATCATCCTGAGCGTCTGCAGCGCTACTGGAACCCAGAGCCGTACCGAATCTTGGAGTGGGTGGGGCTTGGTGCGTTTGGGGCGTCGCTGATTCTTTACCTCCTGGCCTTTTTCCCTCGCTTTTTTCCGCCCTTCTCTGTgcctctcttcctttttttggtGGTCTACATCATGGTGGGGGCGGAGCTTATAGGACGACACTATCTGCTGGAGTTGAGGCGTGTCTCTCCGCAGCTGTACGCCGTGTCTCCGGCCACCGAGTGCTGCACACCTGCCATGCTGTTCCCGGGGAACACGTCGTCCCGCGTCGCCCAGCTGCTCGACGTCGCCTGGTGCATGAAGGGAAACGCTAAGGACATGGTTCTGTACCGCCATGCTGACTCCGCCCACAGCCTTGAACCCAACGCCATCCAGCACATCGGGGCTTTTTCCTCTGTCAGAGTGAATCCACTGCACCCACAACTCCTCTAA